Part of the Paenibacillus terrae HPL-003 genome is shown below.
AAGCTCGCTGGTTCCCGTTTGGCCCCTTATTTGCCTTCGCTCTATGTATCATCGTGATTATCGGGCAAGGTGCCGATGCCTTTACCGGGCAAGCGATTGACTGGAAAACGATGATCGCTACGTACATGAGTGTGCCACTGTTCCTTCTTCTGTGGCTCGGCTATAAATGGATCAAGCGTACCAAAATCGTTCCACTAAACGAGTGTGATTTGAACCCGGATGCGTCTTCCGGTAAATAAACAATAGCGACAAAAGCCCGTCTCGGGCATATACAGGTGGAAATACGGATGAACGGTCCTATGGATCGGATCAGGTTCATCCGCATCTTTTCCCTGATATGTGGAGACGGGCTTTTTTCTGTTATTCGGAAGAAGGAGCTACCGAAGCTGTCAAAGACATAGACAAAGCACGGCGGCTAAAGATGCCATAAATCACAGCAACCAGCGTCAGCAGTGCAGAAAACAAATATAAATTAACGATGCCCAGATGATCTGCAATCCAGCCCATTAGCAATAGCGAAATACAAAACGTCATGCTCGTCAGCGTAGCCTGTGCGGACAGCACCTTGGGTAAATCGTGTACAGATACGCTCATCTGCATCATCGTGCGGCGGGATACGACGGACATTTCCGTAGGCAATCCCATCAACAGCACGATAAGCAGCGTCAACGGCGGTAATGTGTTAAGCGCATACCAAGCGGTCAGCAGTCCGTAGCAAGCCATCCCTGCCAGCATTGCGGGCAGCAGTCTGCGCTGCAAATACTTAACACAAGCGAGAACAATGATCCCACCGCCAATCGCGCCTGCAAAATACGCCGCATTAATGTACCCCCACCATGCCTCGCTTTTGTGCAACACCTGCTGAGCGAAGGCAAGCGTGAAAGCTCCTACCCAAACCGAACCACCCAGCAGGTCGATCATATCCATAAAAATAAGAGCTTTGAGCCTTCGACTGGCTCCGATAAGACTCCAGCCTTCGCGCAATATTTCCTTTTTGCGCTTGGGAGGTAATGCCGGGCTCTCCGACTCCGAGCCATACAGCGTATCTTCATGCTGTGCGGTCAATGTTGAAGTCAAAACGTCTCCGCTTCGCACCCGAGTTCCGGGTTGCAGTAAATAATGGGCTTTGCCCTCTAGCGGATCACGGATCAAGCCGGTAAAGATCAGGGCCACCATATACAGCCCGCAAGCGACCAGCAGTGTTTTTTCCGAGCCCATCACGGCTACGAGCACACCGCTAAGCCCCCATCCGGCCAATTGTACTGTCTGATCGCTGACCGACACGAGACTATTCGCACGCATCAGCCCTTCCCCGGACGCAAGGCGCGGAATCAGCGCATTACGTGCAGGTGTGGTCCAACCGTCCAGAAAGGACATCGCTGCTACCAGTGTAAACACAAGCACCCATACCGGGTTCGTGCCCGCTGACCACAAATGCCCCAACAGAAGAGCGAAGAAAGCCAGTTGGCCAAATTGGGAAACGAACAGAATAAATGGAAGCTGGAACCGGGCCAATATCAGCGGCGCTAAAAAGCCGCTGATCATCTGTGCGCCCATCCGCAACAGCGGAACGAGAACCGAGGAAAAGATCGAATCTGTTTCATGGAACACCAGAGACACCAGCGCCATGATATAAAGAATATCGGCCGCATTCGACATCGTCTGCGTGCCGAGCAGATAAGTAAAAGAACGCTTATGCATATGAATAAAATACTCCCTTATGAATGTAGCTTTTTCTATTGCAGCAAAATGATCAGGTCCATTTCAGGGTTACACGGAGATTTCCGGTGCTGCCTAAATCCGTGATCTGATAAGAGATGGTTTTTAACCCGAGTTGATACAACGATTGTAAATCTTCTTTGAGACTTCGCTCTGTCCCCTGATAGCCAAAGGTAAGCGTGGCCCCGCCCTTATTCATCTCTTTGCGAACCTGCTCCTTGATTTCGGAGGATGATTTAACCAGACCCTTGCCGTCTTGCAGCGGATATTCCAGGTTATTGTATAGCTTTTGATACACAGCAGCCTTGGAGCCTCCTGCCGCTATCAATCCCGACAATGTTTGTCGATACGATGCGTTCGCCTGGGGGTACTGTTTAACCCAGGAGTGATCCCTGCGCATTTCGGCATCAGTCAATAGATAATACGAAGTGCTTACCTCGTTGCCACGATCCGGGGTCGGATCATCCCATGTCGTATCCATGTGATACCAATGTCCATCCAACAAAACAAGATTCCATGCATGCAACTGCCCACCTGCTCTTCCCTCCACAATCCGGTTGGTAATCCCAGAGCGTTCCAGCATTTTGTAGGCCAGCAACGAATAGCCCTGACACACCGTGCTTCCGGTTTTCAGGCCATCGTATGCCGTGTACTTTTGCTGCGTTTCATCATATTTCAAACGAACCACGATCCAGTCATGAATGGCCTTCACCTTCTCATGATCCGTCATCCCCTTCGTAATGATGTCCCCCAACACAGCTTTAACCGTGCTGTCCACATATGCGGTTTGTTCCTTCGTCTCCCGGTAACTCAGACGGATCGTAACCTCGGCGGACGTGGTTGTGCCTGTATAGCTGAATGCGTAGCTTTTGATCGTATAATTCACATACGGATCACTCTCCATCGCCTGTTTGATGGCTGTCTGTAACTGCTGCTTGAGACCGTTCACCCGCCCTTGATATGTAAAGGTCAGCGTTTCACTCCGCGTAGCCATGGCCTGTAAAAGCTTATTCTGAAGCTGCTGTGACGATACGGATGGAGCTGGCTTGACCGACGCAGCATATACGTTGTTCCCCCACTCCACAGCATGCGGCAGCAACGCAGCCAGTACTGCACCTGCCGCCAGGCATTTTATAAGCCTAACCCCGATTTTTCTGTTCATACAGAGCGTTCCTGCCCTTCTTAGCATAGTTGTAAACAGCTCTATCTTACCATAAAAGCAGCTAACCCAAGCACTCTAGTTTTGTCGGTTACAGACGAGTATGGGCCCAATCAGAGGCAGGTTGCGACACCATACCCGCCTTTATAACAGACGTGACAGCAGGCACATATGTCATTCACAGAGAATTTTATCACAGCAGTCTGACACTCCTTATGATATGGTACTGGCATCGGAACTAAATGATATTGATTCTCATTCTACATTAGAAAGGCTGAGCACCATGCCAGAATGTATCTCGCTCCTTCGTACTCCACCGGGTCAACCCGTGAGGTTGCAATCTCTTGCCTCTCTTCACCCCTCATTGCGTCGACGCTTAACGGACATGGGTATTGACGAAGGTTCCATTATACGGTTAAAAAAAATCAGTCTGTTGGGCGGCCCCATTGTTATTGAATGCAACGGCCAACTGGTCGGCCTCCGTCAAAATCAAGTAAAACAACTGGAGGTCGTTCCTTCATGGACATGATCGCTCTATTCGGTAATCCCAACACGGGGAAAACCTCATTATTCAACAAGCTGACTCGTACGTATGCAGAGGTAGGGAACTGGTCCGGGGTTACGGTGGAAAAGAAAACAGGCCTGCTGCGCGATAAGTCTGCCGTTTTGGTGGATTTGCCAGGTACCTATTCCTTGCTTCCACTTTCGCTGGATGAAGGAATCGCTACCCGTTATTTGCTGGAAGAACCGCCTGCGGCTCTGATTAACATCGTGGATGCCTCTCAGCTCCAGCGCAATCTGTACCTGACTGTACAACTGCTGGAATATGGCCGTCCGCTCGTACTTGGCTTAAACATGACCGACGTAGCCGATGCCACAGGCCTTCTAGTGAACAAGGAATTGCTGGCTGATCAATTGAGCGTTCCCATCATTCCCATGGTGGCACGCACGGGCAGCGGTAGTAAGCAAATGCTCGCATCACTTCGAGAGGTACGACGTTCGCCAAATTCCTTCCAGTTGGATTACGGCCCTGCCGTCGAAGCTGCTATTGCAGATATTTGCAGCTTGCTAACGAATACATCTGTACCAAACCCTCGGTGGGCAGCTCTACAGTGTCTGGAGAACAATCCTGTCGTTATGGAATGGATGACGAATGAGGTACAGCGTGAAAAAGTAACGGATCGCATCCAGCGTTGCGAGAAAGAACTTCTCCGTGAAGGCCATTCAGCTACTCCCGATCAGCATATCCGTTCTGTACGTACAGCGTGGATCGCTGATCTGTGTACCAAGGCGCTCGATACGACTAAGCTCAAGCCGCACAGCCTGACAGACAAGCTGGATGCATTGCTGACACATCGGTATCTGGGGATTCCGATCTTCCTACTGCTGATGTACGCTACCTTCAAGTTCACCTTCGATTGGGCGGGTACTGTTCTTTCAGATATGCTGGACGGATTTTTTTCAGGGACACTAAGCAGTTGGATTTCTGAAATGCTAGTTCAATGGAACGCGTCCGCTTTTACGCAGAGTCTTATCGTGGACGGTATCGTGGCAGGCGTTGGGGGCGTGCTCGTTTTTCTGCCTCAGATCGCTATTTTGTTCCTGATTATTTCGCTGATTGAAGACTCCGGGTATATGGCACGGGTCACGATATTAATGGACCGTCTCATGCAAGCCGTCGGCTTAAACGGGAAAAGCTTCATTCCCTTTATTATCGGCTTTGGCTGTAATGTTCCGGCGATTATGGCGGCACGTACGATTGAACAGCCCAGAGAGCGCCTCATTACGACGTTGCTGGTACCCTTTATGTCATGTTCGGCCCGCCTGCCGGTATATGCTTTGTTTGCGGGGGTGTTTTTCCCAACACATGCGGCAAGCATTATTATGCTGATGTACGTGCTAGGAATCACCGTGTCGCTCATACTAGCCAAAATTTTTTCCAAAGTATCCATTCTGTCGGGTGAGCCTTCCCTCTTCATCGTAGAGCTTCCCCCTTATCGTGTGCCGCAAGCTCTTACCCTTTTTCGCAGCACGTGGGAAAAGGTCAAGGGCTTCGTACGCAAAGCTGGAACCATTATTCTCGCAGGGTCCGTTGGTATTTGGCTCTTGTCCAATTTCGGCCCACAGGGGTTCGGCGCAGAAATGAATGACAGCCTGCTTGCCACTGTTGGAGGATGGTTCGCCCCCATACTGGCCCCTCTCGGCTTCGGTACCTGGCAAGCAGGCGCATCCCTGCTCACAGGCTTTATGGCCAAGGAGGTTGTGGTATCGACGATGAATATTATTTACCACGTTCCGGACATGCAGGGACTAGAAATGCAAGTAAGACATGCCTTTACGCCGTTAGCCTCTTTTAGCTTCATGGTGTTCATTCTGTTGTATGTGCCGTGTCTGGCTACGGTAGCGGTCATTCGTAAAGAAACCCTTTCGTGGCGCTGGACCGCATTTTCGGTGATCTATCCTTTGACCGTTGCGTATATTATAGCCGTTGTGATCTATCAGTGTGGCAGATTATTAGGTTGGGGTTAAGTTAGAGCCTTATGAAAATAGAAGGAAGTGGATTGCATGATCAATATCATCATTTTACTGGTGATTCTCGGTTATAGCGCGTGGGTGTTTGTTCGTTTTTTACGGAAAAGCCGTCAAGGTGCTTGTGCCGGATGCTCATCAAGCAAGTCATGTCCGGGCTGTGCCGGAAGTTCTATGAACGAGGATCATACGAAAATCAAAGAAAATATCTAATCCAAACCCACATCAAATATAAAAGCTGCTTCGGATCTATCCTGCAACCGAAGCAGCTTTTTTATATTTTATATCAGATAAAAGTAATATAGTTCTTCGTTCTGGATATGACCCTTCTTATCGTGTCCAAGTTATACTTACACGCAAGTTCCCCGTGCTTGGCACTAAGGTATATTGATAATTCAGATTTCTGATACCTAGCTGATACAGCGGAGTCAAATCCTGTACTAATTTTCTTTCCGTCCCCTGATAGAGAAAGGATACCGTGGATTGCCCATTGAGGACAGCCTGTCGGGTCAATTCCAAAATCTCACGCGCAGATTTAGGGGCGCTATCACCATACGATGCATACTTCAGATCATCATACAGTTTTTGATACGCATCCGTCCTGCTACCACCCTCCGCGATTAGTCCTGCCAAGGTCTGCTGGTACGATGTGCTAGCGGCTGGATATTTGTGAACCCATGTATGATCCTGACTCAATTCATCATCCGTCAGCAAGTAGTAAGACGTATTTACCACATTAGCGCGATCTGGCACAGGATCATCCCAAGTCGTATCCAGATGGTACCACTGACCATCAAGTAAAACCAGATTCCATGTATGGTCCTGTCCACCTGCAACCCCTTGCACTATACGGTTCTCAATTCCCGCGCGCTCCAGCATTCTGTATGTGAGCAGCGAATAACCCTGACAAACCGTACTGCCGGTGGTCACCCCTTCGTAAGCTGTGTACTTTTGCTGTGGAACATCATATTTTAAATTTAAAACAACCCAGTCATGAATAGCCTTCACCTTCTCATGATCGGTCATGTCATTCGTAATAATGTTACTGAGAACGTCCTGAACCGTATTGTCCACATAATCCGACTGCGCTTTGGACTCCCGGAAGTTCATACGTATGGCCACATCAACGCCTTTAGATGTACCCGTATAATTGAATGTGTAGGTTTTGAGTATAAAATTTACATATGGGTCACTTTCCATCGCCCGATTGATCGTATTTTGTAATTGCTTCTGGAAGTCTCTCATGTCACCGGAGTATGTAAAAGTAAGTAATTCATTACGCGCAAGCATAGCTTGCAAGATTGTGCCCTCCAACTGCTGTACTGACGACGCTTGTTCGGCCTTGACCGAAGCTGCGGATACGCTTTCCCAAATCATAGTCTGTGGCAGTGCGGTAGCCAGAGCGGCTCCAACAACCAGACATTTCACTATCTTAACCCCTATTTTCCTGTTCATATAAAATATCCTTTCCCTTCTAGTTAAAGTTATAAACAGGTATATATTACCACGAATGACCATTTGATAAAAAACATTATTTTCCAGTTTTAAAATAAATATACGTTAAAATGAAAAAGCGGCTTGGGGTCTATCCTGCACCCGAAGTCGCTTTTTCATTTCATATGAAGTTTGAGGAGATTTGCAGTATTCAGCGGTACTCCGCCAAACGTTCATTTAGCTCCCGCGTGTGCAGATAAACTTCACGATACAGCTCATACAGGCCTTCATATCGAGCCACACGTTCGGGGTCTGGCGAGTATCTGGCTGCTTCACGGAGAAAAGATTCCGCGCATGCTTGCAGCGATTCAAACCAGCCGCTACCGTAAGCGGCCAGCATCGCCGCCCCCAAGGCAGGTCCCTGCTCGCTTTCCAGCTTGATGATATCCGCGTTAAAAATATCTGCCTGCATTTGCAGCCACGCCTCATTACGCGCCCCACCGCCGATGGAGATGACTTCCTTCACCGTCTTGCCTGTTCCTCTGAGAATATCAATGGATTCCTTGAGCGAGAACGTAATTCCCTCCAGCACCGCCCGTGTAAAATGCGCGAGCTTATGTCCTGCATCCATCCCGATAAAGCTTCCACGTATGGTTGCATCCGGGTGAGGGGTACGTTCACCTACGATATATGGCGTGAACAGCAGCCCTCGGCTGCCAGGCTCAATGGAGTTCACATCTTCCAACAACGCATCAAAGGAATGCTCCGGTGCAAAGGTATCCTTAAACCAGGTCAGGCTGTAGCCGGCCGCGAGTGTAACGCCCATGATATAATAAGCATCCTGCTCGCTATGGTTGAAAAAATGCGCCCGGCCCTGCACATCAATATCCTTGCGCTCCTCATAGGAAAGCACGACGCCTGAGGTACCGATGCTGCACAAGGTGCGGCCTTCGCTCAAAATACCAGCGCCAATCGCACCACATGCGTTATCCGCGCCGCCTGCATACACCTTCGTTGCAGGGGAAAGTCCGGTCTGCTCCGCAATCTCCGGCAGCAGCGTGCCCGTCTGATCGAACGATTCCACCAGCGGCGGGAACAACGACAACGGCAATTCAAACGCAGTGGCGATCTCTTGGCTCCACTGCTTTTGGGCGACATCCAGCAGCAGCGTGCCCGCCGCATCCGAATACTCCGTTGCCAGTTCTCCCGTCAGGCGATACCGCACATAATCCTTCGGCAGCATAAAATGGGCTGCACCAGCCAGCACATCCGGCTCATGCTCCTGCACCCACAGCAGCTTGGGCAGTGTAAAGCCTTCCAGCGCGCGATTGCGTGCGATACTTAGCAGCTCCGGCCCGAGCTGTTGTTCAATGCGACGGCACTGCGCCGTTGTGCGCGTGTCATTCCACAGGATGGCCGGACGCAGCACTTGCCCTTCCTTGTCGGTCAGCACAAGCCCATGCATCTGCCCCGAAAAGCTAATGCCGTCCACGGCATCTGCCCCGCCGATTCCGGCTTTTTCCACGAGCTGCTTCAGTGCTGTTAACGTGCCGCTGACCCAATCCTCGGGATGCTGCTCACTATACCCTGCCTTTGGCTGATGGAGCGGATAAGACTGGGAGGTTTCATAAGCTACCTGCCCCTTGCGGTTGACCAGTACCGTTTTGACTGCGCTGGTACCCAGGTCCACGCCGATAACATAGTGCTCCTGCTCCTGTTTCTGCTTTTCCTGCATCGAAATTCCTCCTTTCCTGTTACCATGTAGACGCTGTCTCATGTATAGGTTCTGGCATTAATCCGCCAAAATGTATTGATTTAATGTCGCTTTCAAATACTCCTGACGACCGGATACGTTTTTGCGTGGTGCTTCGTTCGCCAGTGCATATTCAGCCAAAGAAGCAAGCGTTGCTTTACCGGATACAATGTCTGCTCCAATGCCTTCTTTAAAGCTGCTATAGCGCTTCTCAATAAAGTCCTCGAACACGCGATCCTCGATCAGTTTAGCAGCTACTTTCAATCCTTTCGCATACGTATCCATACCTGCGATGTGTGCGAGGAACAGATCCTCTGGCTCAAATGATGCTCTACGCACCTTGGCATCAAAGTTGATACCGCCGCGACCCAAGCCGTCATTTTGCAGGACTTCATACATGGTCAGGGTTGCATCATACAGATCAACCGGGAATTCGTCCGTATCCCAGCCCAGCAGCAAATCTCCCTGATTTGCATCCAGTGATCCAAGCATACCGTTAATCCGTGCTACACGCACTTCATGATCAAACGTATGCCCCGCCAAAGTCGCATGATTAGCCTCCAGATTGAGCTTGAAATGCTGATCCAGATCATATTTTTGCAGGAAGGCAATCGTCGTCGCCGCATCAAAATCATACTGATGCTTGGTTGGCTCCTTCGGCTTCGGCTCGATCAGGAACTGGGCATCAAAGCCAATTTCCCGCGCATAGTCTACGGCCAGATGGAACATCCGTCCCAAATTGTCCTGCTCCAGCTTCAAATCTGTATTCAACAGCGTATCGTAGCCTTCACGGCCTCCCCAGAAAACATAGTTATCTGCACCCAGACGTTTGCCTACTTCCAGTCCTTTTTTAATCTGAGCAGCTGCGTGTGCGTATACATCTGCATTGCTGGTCGTTGCCGCTCCGTGCAAATAACGAGGATGGCTGAACATATTAGCCGTGTTCCACAGCAGCTTTTTACCCGTTGCCTTCATATGCTCTTCGATCAAATCCACGATGGTATCTAGGTTGCTGTAAAATTCCTTGAGCGACGCGCCTTCCGGAGCAATATCAACATCATGGAAAGCAAAATAGGGCAGGTTCAGCTTATCCAGCAGTTCAAAAGCAGCTTCCACACGGGCCTTCGCCAAATCCAGTCCAGTAAACTTGGACCACGGACGCTCCGCCGTCTCTACCCCAAATGGATCAGATCCACCTGCAACGAGTGTATGCCAATAAGCCATACTAAAACGCAAATGCTCCTCCATCGTTTTCCCAGCCACAACTTCCTGTGGATTATAAAATTTGAACGCAAAAGGATTATTGGATTGCTTGCCCTCAAAATTAATTTTAGATACCTGCTCGAAATAAGCCATTAATAAGTTCCTCCTTTGTGGTAACCGTTATAGCAATCTTTATAGTAAACGTTTACAAAAAAGATTCTAGCACAGCCAAAAGACTTTGTCTATTGCTTAAACTAAGTTTGTTTTTATGATATACTATTGGGAATTACACCAACAGGAAGTGAAAAGATCATGAATGTCACTGGCGATCAGGCGCTTGTCAAAAAGCTGAATAAATCCATTGTGCTGGAGCGTATTCGCCTCCATGCTCCACTATCCCGGGCACAATTATCCAGTCAAACCGGGTTAAATAAGGCTACCGTTTCCAACCTGGTAGCGGAGCTGATCACCGACGGGCTTGTATATGAAACGGGATTAGGTGAATCCAGTGGTGGTCGTAAGCCTTTAATGCTACTGTTTAACAGCCGTGCGGGCTTTGTTCTCGGCATCGAGGTCAGCGTGCAGTATATTAAGGGTGCTCTGACCGATTTGGCAGGAACCATTGAAACAGAGCTTACCTTCCCCCTTGCGCAGCATGATCCTGCTTTTGTTATGGAGCAGATTCAAAAGCTGGTTCAGGAACTGATGCAGACAGCCCCTCCCTCCCCTCACGGTATCGTCGGTATTGGGCTAGGGGTGCCGGGTATGGTGGATGAAACGGGAACTGTTTTGTTCGCGCCCAATCTGGGCTGGGAAGAGGTTCCGTTGCGGCAACAGCTTGAGGAAGAGCTTGGCCTTCCCGTGCCCGTGGTGGTGGATAACGAGGCCAACGTCGGCGCACAGGGCGAGCTGTACTATGGTATGGACAGCGATCACCGGCAACAGGTAC
Proteins encoded:
- a CDS encoding MFS transporter; the encoded protein is MHKRSFTYLLGTQTMSNAADILYIMALVSLVFHETDSIFSSVLVPLLRMGAQMISGFLAPLILARFQLPFILFVSQFGQLAFFALLLGHLWSAGTNPVWVLVFTLVAAMSFLDGWTTPARNALIPRLASGEGLMRANSLVSVSDQTVQLAGWGLSGVLVAVMGSEKTLLVACGLYMVALIFTGLIRDPLEGKAHYLLQPGTRVRSGDVLTSTLTAQHEDTLYGSESESPALPPKRKKEILREGWSLIGASRRLKALIFMDMIDLLGGSVWVGAFTLAFAQQVLHKSEAWWGYINAAYFAGAIGGGIIVLACVKYLQRRLLPAMLAGMACYGLLTAWYALNTLPPLTLLIVLLMGLPTEMSVVSRRTMMQMSVSVHDLPKVLSAQATLTSMTFCISLLLMGWIADHLGIVNLYLFSALLTLVAVIYGIFSRRALSMSLTASVAPSSE
- a CDS encoding transglutaminase domain-containing protein — translated: MNRKIGVRLIKCLAAGAVLAALLPHAVEWGNNVYAASVKPAPSVSSQQLQNKLLQAMATRSETLTFTYQGRVNGLKQQLQTAIKQAMESDPYVNYTIKSYAFSYTGTTTSAEVTIRLSYRETKEQTAYVDSTVKAVLGDIITKGMTDHEKVKAIHDWIVVRLKYDETQQKYTAYDGLKTGSTVCQGYSLLAYKMLERSGITNRIVEGRAGGQLHAWNLVLLDGHWYHMDTTWDDPTPDRGNEVSTSYYLLTDAEMRRDHSWVKQYPQANASYRQTLSGLIAAGGSKAAVYQKLYNNLEYPLQDGKGLVKSSSEIKEQVRKEMNKGGATLTFGYQGTERSLKEDLQSLYQLGLKTISYQITDLGSTGNLRVTLKWT
- a CDS encoding FeoA family protein, encoding MPECISLLRTPPGQPVRLQSLASLHPSLRRRLTDMGIDEGSIIRLKKISLLGGPIVIECNGQLVGLRQNQVKQLEVVPSWT
- the feoB gene encoding ferrous iron transport protein B; amino-acid sequence: MDMIALFGNPNTGKTSLFNKLTRTYAEVGNWSGVTVEKKTGLLRDKSAVLVDLPGTYSLLPLSLDEGIATRYLLEEPPAALINIVDASQLQRNLYLTVQLLEYGRPLVLGLNMTDVADATGLLVNKELLADQLSVPIIPMVARTGSGSKQMLASLREVRRSPNSFQLDYGPAVEAAIADICSLLTNTSVPNPRWAALQCLENNPVVMEWMTNEVQREKVTDRIQRCEKELLREGHSATPDQHIRSVRTAWIADLCTKALDTTKLKPHSLTDKLDALLTHRYLGIPIFLLLMYATFKFTFDWAGTVLSDMLDGFFSGTLSSWISEMLVQWNASAFTQSLIVDGIVAGVGGVLVFLPQIAILFLIISLIEDSGYMARVTILMDRLMQAVGLNGKSFIPFIIGFGCNVPAIMAARTIEQPRERLITTLLVPFMSCSARLPVYALFAGVFFPTHAASIIMLMYVLGITVSLILAKIFSKVSILSGEPSLFIVELPPYRVPQALTLFRSTWEKVKGFVRKAGTIILAGSVGIWLLSNFGPQGFGAEMNDSLLATVGGWFAPILAPLGFGTWQAGASLLTGFMAKEVVVSTMNIIYHVPDMQGLEMQVRHAFTPLASFSFMVFILLYVPCLATVAVIRKETLSWRWTAFSVIYPLTVAYIIAVVIYQCGRLLGWG
- a CDS encoding FeoB-associated Cys-rich membrane protein, with translation MINIIILLVILGYSAWVFVRFLRKSRQGACAGCSSSKSCPGCAGSSMNEDHTKIKENI
- a CDS encoding transglutaminase domain-containing protein, with amino-acid sequence MNRKIGVKIVKCLVVGAALATALPQTMIWESVSAASVKAEQASSVQQLEGTILQAMLARNELLTFTYSGDMRDFQKQLQNTINRAMESDPYVNFILKTYTFNYTGTSKGVDVAIRMNFRESKAQSDYVDNTVQDVLSNIITNDMTDHEKVKAIHDWVVLNLKYDVPQQKYTAYEGVTTGSTVCQGYSLLTYRMLERAGIENRIVQGVAGGQDHTWNLVLLDGQWYHLDTTWDDPVPDRANVVNTSYYLLTDDELSQDHTWVHKYPAASTSYQQTLAGLIAEGGSRTDAYQKLYDDLKYASYGDSAPKSAREILELTRQAVLNGQSTVSFLYQGTERKLVQDLTPLYQLGIRNLNYQYTLVPSTGNLRVSITWTR
- the xylB gene encoding xylulokinase encodes the protein MQEKQKQEQEHYVIGVDLGTSAVKTVLVNRKGQVAYETSQSYPLHQPKAGYSEQHPEDWVSGTLTALKQLVEKAGIGGADAVDGISFSGQMHGLVLTDKEGQVLRPAILWNDTRTTAQCRRIEQQLGPELLSIARNRALEGFTLPKLLWVQEHEPDVLAGAAHFMLPKDYVRYRLTGELATEYSDAAGTLLLDVAQKQWSQEIATAFELPLSLFPPLVESFDQTGTLLPEIAEQTGLSPATKVYAGGADNACGAIGAGILSEGRTLCSIGTSGVVLSYEERKDIDVQGRAHFFNHSEQDAYYIMGVTLAAGYSLTWFKDTFAPEHSFDALLEDVNSIEPGSRGLLFTPYIVGERTPHPDATIRGSFIGMDAGHKLAHFTRAVLEGITFSLKESIDILRGTGKTVKEVISIGGGARNEAWLQMQADIFNADIIKLESEQGPALGAAMLAAYGSGWFESLQACAESFLREAARYSPDPERVARYEGLYELYREVYLHTRELNERLAEYR
- the xylA gene encoding xylose isomerase → MAYFEQVSKINFEGKQSNNPFAFKFYNPQEVVAGKTMEEHLRFSMAYWHTLVAGGSDPFGVETAERPWSKFTGLDLAKARVEAAFELLDKLNLPYFAFHDVDIAPEGASLKEFYSNLDTIVDLIEEHMKATGKKLLWNTANMFSHPRYLHGAATTSNADVYAHAAAQIKKGLEVGKRLGADNYVFWGGREGYDTLLNTDLKLEQDNLGRMFHLAVDYAREIGFDAQFLIEPKPKEPTKHQYDFDAATTIAFLQKYDLDQHFKLNLEANHATLAGHTFDHEVRVARINGMLGSLDANQGDLLLGWDTDEFPVDLYDATLTMYEVLQNDGLGRGGINFDAKVRRASFEPEDLFLAHIAGMDTYAKGLKVAAKLIEDRVFEDFIEKRYSSFKEGIGADIVSGKATLASLAEYALANEAPRKNVSGRQEYLKATLNQYILAD
- a CDS encoding ROK family transcriptional regulator — its product is MNVTGDQALVKKLNKSIVLERIRLHAPLSRAQLSSQTGLNKATVSNLVAELITDGLVYETGLGESSGGRKPLMLLFNSRAGFVLGIEVSVQYIKGALTDLAGTIETELTFPLAQHDPAFVMEQIQKLVQELMQTAPPSPHGIVGIGLGVPGMVDETGTVLFAPNLGWEEVPLRQQLEEELGLPVPVVVDNEANVGAQGELYYGMDSDHRQQVRDLVYISAGSGIGAGIIIDGKPYQGAWGYAGETGHMSIDWNGRLCSCGSRGCWELYASEKAYAASTFKLSAHSTAELLPFALQGDTNTLSVFRDIGRYLGVGITNIVNSLNPGMLIIGGPLAEARPWLEQSMREVIDERALPYHRRQLQIRFSRLGSRSTMLGAAYAATAPFLGRVRVSL